Proteins found in one Armigeres subalbatus isolate Guangzhou_Male unplaced genomic scaffold, GZ_Asu_2 Contig966, whole genome shotgun sequence genomic segment:
- the LOC134204921 gene encoding uncharacterized protein LOC134204921, with translation MSVSTTIVPYLPNSIPFAQYVEQLEYVFLNNNVPEERYKTSFLAVCGVTVFSEIKKLFPGQDVKTLSYQQITEQLKKRFDKCDSEVINSYKFWSRRQSRNEKSEDFVIAVKVLAEQCGFGTFKDRAIRDLLVIGVYNREIQKRLCDEDDLTAARAEKLILNHEISNIRTSVLKDDDDHTSIVARLGRKEVRSCSKQRYRGRSKSGNRSVSFSPRHKFGRYGDRRYDSEKPTYLCSFCKRKGHTRKFCYKLHGREQFQADVKFLGSPKKIVGTSTKGSGNFKRPVYTDEEDEEDLPCMMISSINRINEACHVKVFVEKSVLMMEIDCGSAETVISEELFLRNFEHSKLSSCNKKLAVIDGKRLKVLGKISVSVQLKGKKQQLFMIVLRCDNDFIPLMGRTWLDCFYAGWRDIFSNPRIKDEGIYKLEEESVIEELKNIARRKVDCGTQTTD, from the exons atGTCGGTGTCTACAACCATCGTGCCATACCTGccaaattcaattccattcgCGCAATACGTTGAACAGCTCGAATATGTATTTCTGAATAACAATGTCCCGGAAGAACGCTACAAAACATCATTTTTAGCCGTGTGTGGCGTTACGGTATTTTctgaaatcaaaaaactttttccCGGTCAGGACGTAAAAACCCTATCTTACCAGCAGATTACGGAACAACTTAAAAAGCGATTTGACAAATGTGATTCGGAAGTGATTAATAGTTACAAGTTTTGGAGCAGAAGGCAGAGTAGGAACGAAAAATCGGAAGATTTCGTGATAGCGGTAAAGGTTTTGGCTGAACAATGTGGGTTCGGTACCTTTAAAGATAGGGCTATACGGGATCTTTTGGTAATAGGTGTTTATAACCGCGAGATTCAAAAGCGTTTGTGTGACGAAGACGATTTAACTGCTGCTAGGGCGgagaaacttattttaaatcaTGAAATTTCTAACATACGAACAAGTGTTTTGAAGGATGACGATGATCATACTTCCATAGTCGCTCGTTTAGGTAGAAAGGAAGTTCGTTCTTGCTCTAAACAAAGGTATCGCGGTAGAAGTAAAAGCGGTAATCGCAGCGTTTCGTTTTCGCCCAGGCATAAATTTGGAAGATATGGGGACCGGAGGTATGATTCAGAAAAACCGACGTATTTGTGCTCTTTTTGTAAAAGGAAAGGCCACACACGGAAGTTTTGTTATAAGTTGCATGGTAGAGAGCAGTTTCAGGCGGATGTCAAATTCTTAGGATCTCCAAAAAAGATCGTTGGTACTAGCACAAAAGGAAGCGGAAATTTTAAGAGACCGGTATATACAGACGAGGAAGACGAAGAGGACTTGCCCTGTATGATGATTTCCTCTATCAATCGCATAAATGAAGCTTGCCATGTAAAGGTTTTTGTTGAGAAGAGCGTTTTAATGATGGAGATTGACTGTGGCTCGGCAGAGACCGTTATTTCTGAAGaactatttttgaggaattttgagCATAGTAAGCTCTCATCTTGTAACAAGAAATTGGCAGTGATTGACGGCAAGAGATTAAAGGTTCTTGGGAAAATTAGCGTCTCGGTTCAGCTGAAAGGCAAAAAGCAGCAGCTTTTCATGATTGTGCTTCGATGTGACAACGATTTTATACCATTGATGGGCCGCACCTGGTTGGATTGTTTTTATGCTGGATGGCGGGACATTTTTTCGAATCCGAGGATTAAAGACGAAGGCATTTATAAGCTCGAAGAAGAAAGCGTGATCGAAGAGTTGAAAA ATATCGCTCGGAGGAAGGTTGATTGCGGCACACAAACGACAGATTAA